A genomic stretch from Candidatus Fusobacterium pullicola includes:
- a CDS encoding haloacid dehalogenase-like hydrolase codes for MKRYLDCTASDLEKMSKEEFLKAIAASEGRLIVCETIGKVQPMLGDISNAEFVAAMGADMIILNVFDVNNPEVNGLPKVEKSEIIREIKKLTGRKVGINLEPLEVGVESSVATDETWQLSSGRKATLENAIKAVEMGVDFIVLTGNPGIGVTNKAIVDTLKIYKENIGDKVVLVAGKMHAAGILSEAGENIITKKDIDEFIIAGADIVLMPAPGTVPGITMEYVRELVVHTHKAGKLTLTAIGTSQEGADTATIK; via the coding sequence ATGAAAAGATATTTGGATTGTACAGCTAGTGATCTAGAGAAGATGAGTAAAGAGGAGTTTTTAAAAGCAATAGCAGCGAGTGAAGGAAGATTAATTGTTTGTGAGACTATAGGTAAAGTTCAACCTATGTTGGGAGATATCAGCAATGCTGAATTTGTTGCAGCTATGGGAGCTGATATGATAATTTTGAATGTATTTGATGTAAATAATCCAGAAGTAAATGGGCTACCAAAGGTTGAAAAATCGGAAATAATTAGAGAGATAAAAAAATTAACAGGAAGAAAAGTTGGAATAAATTTAGAGCCGCTAGAAGTTGGAGTAGAGAGTAGTGTGGCAACAGATGAAACTTGGCAACTTTCATCAGGACGTAAGGCAACATTAGAGAATGCAATAAAAGCTGTGGAAATGGGAGTAGATTTTATAGTCTTGACTGGAAATCCTGGAATAGGTGTAACAAATAAGGCTATTGTAGATACTTTGAAGATATATAAGGAAAATATAGGAGATAAGGTTGTTTTAGTAGCTGGAAAGATGCATGCAGCTGGAATTTTAAGTGAAGCAGGAGAAAATATTATTACTAAAAAAGATATTGATGAGTTTATTATAGCAGGAGCTGATATTGTTCTAATGCCTGCTCCAGGAACAGTTCCAGGAATAACAATGGAATATGTAAGAGAGTTAGTAGTTCATACACATAAGGCTGGAAAATTAACTTTGACAGC